Proteins encoded within one genomic window of Nitrospina gracilis 3/211:
- a CDS encoding NifU family protein, with product MKLSEVIARQTEKKTGGQTPGDRPRTPVNNRALKVIRTRETPNPNALQFVLNAQILETGNKSYSTPQDCGDDKLGQALFKNSAVKNVYIMKNFVTVTKQDTAGWNPLKTQVWNIIDELVDVYPSEEAGKTTHVDVSDFNSLPHEKKLEAIEMVLNRSIRSQLAQDGGGVDLQGLEGKEVLIHYQGACENCPSSMTGTLQHIEKLIKQQLDRELVVKSV from the coding sequence ATGAAGTTGAGCGAGGTCATAGCAAGACAGACTGAGAAGAAAACCGGAGGGCAGACCCCCGGCGACCGCCCAAGGACCCCCGTGAACAACCGGGCGCTCAAAGTGATCCGCACCCGCGAGACCCCCAACCCCAACGCCCTGCAGTTCGTGCTGAACGCACAGATTCTGGAGACCGGCAACAAATCGTATTCCACGCCCCAAGACTGCGGTGACGACAAGCTGGGTCAGGCCCTGTTCAAGAATTCGGCGGTGAAGAACGTGTACATCATGAAAAACTTCGTCACCGTCACCAAGCAGGACACGGCCGGGTGGAATCCGCTGAAGACCCAGGTCTGGAACATCATCGACGAACTGGTGGACGTGTACCCCAGCGAGGAAGCAGGCAAGACGACGCACGTGGATGTGTCCGATTTCAACAGCCTGCCGCACGAAAAGAAGCTGGAAGCCATTGAGATGGTGCTGAACCGCTCCATCCGCAGTCAGCTGGCACAGGACGGCGGCGGTGTGGACCTGCAGGGTCTAGAGGGCAAGGAGGTGCTCATCCACTACCAGGGCGCCTGCGAGAACTGCCCGTCATCGATGACCGGCACCCTCCAGCACATCGAAAAGCTCATCAAACAGCAGTTGGACCGCGAACTCGTGGTCAAGTCCGTCTGA
- a CDS encoding carbon starvation CstA family protein: protein MLTWTILIGACLFFYFAGYRYYAGRLDRDVVRPDAGSHTPAITENDGVDYVPSKPMVLFGHNFASIAGAGPVIGPIIAMHHFGWALTLVWVLVGNVFIGAVHDYLTLMMSVRNRGRSVADIAESTMGSRAKSVFALFLVLAMLLVIAVFGVVAAKTLIAQPEMVIPTFAIIPISMILGWFLYKKGGNLAAASIVAVLALVASIYAGFKLPLPLEGDVIGLSPLMFWFVLLMIYAAVASVLPVHVLLQPRDYLSTYVLFGSMSLGILALLWVAPGLNTPAYMGGFSEEQGPVWPMLFVLVACGAVSGFHSLVAGGTVSKQLANESQGRIISYGGMLTEGVVAVVTVLLVGGGLYWVAPAGGGVDMAELGFRETLKAGGWIHAFGHGYGNVVHQMLPFLGFTLASMIAVLALNTFVMTTLDTAVRITRFIVQESLGQRVPLFLNKYVTTAGVIAIAFVIGASDGWQKIWPIFGATNQLIAAVALFVIATYLIGVKRPTAYALYPAVFMVITTIGALSWQAYRFFTAPEPHLFLGTAALVLIGLALFVGHEGLQALKGRKISTEPTPSEA from the coding sequence ATGCTGACCTGGACCATTCTCATTGGCGCGTGCCTGTTTTTCTATTTCGCCGGTTACCGGTATTACGCCGGGCGGCTGGACCGCGACGTGGTGCGCCCGGATGCAGGATCGCACACCCCGGCCATAACGGAAAACGACGGCGTCGATTACGTGCCCAGCAAACCGATGGTGCTGTTCGGCCACAATTTCGCCTCCATCGCCGGGGCGGGGCCGGTGATCGGTCCCATCATCGCCATGCATCATTTCGGCTGGGCGCTGACCCTGGTGTGGGTGCTGGTCGGCAACGTGTTCATCGGTGCGGTGCACGACTACCTGACGCTGATGATGTCGGTTAGAAACCGCGGCCGATCGGTGGCGGACATCGCCGAGTCCACCATGGGATCGCGCGCCAAATCGGTATTCGCGCTGTTTCTCGTGCTGGCGATGCTCCTGGTCATTGCCGTGTTCGGCGTGGTGGCGGCGAAGACGCTGATCGCACAACCGGAGATGGTCATTCCCACCTTCGCCATCATCCCCATCAGCATGATCCTGGGCTGGTTCCTCTATAAAAAAGGCGGCAACCTGGCCGCCGCGTCGATTGTGGCCGTACTGGCGCTGGTCGCCAGCATTTATGCGGGATTCAAACTGCCCCTGCCGCTGGAAGGCGACGTGATCGGTTTGTCGCCCCTGATGTTCTGGTTTGTCCTGCTCATGATCTACGCCGCTGTGGCGTCGGTGCTTCCCGTGCATGTGTTGCTCCAGCCGCGCGATTATCTTTCGACTTACGTGTTGTTCGGGAGCATGTCGCTTGGCATCCTGGCGTTACTGTGGGTGGCGCCCGGACTCAACACCCCCGCGTACATGGGAGGGTTTTCTGAGGAGCAGGGTCCGGTGTGGCCGATGCTGTTTGTGCTGGTGGCGTGCGGCGCGGTGTCGGGATTTCATTCCCTCGTCGCCGGAGGCACGGTATCGAAACAATTGGCGAACGAGTCGCAGGGCCGCATCATCAGTTACGGCGGCATGCTGACGGAAGGCGTGGTCGCCGTGGTCACGGTTCTTTTGGTCGGTGGCGGATTGTACTGGGTCGCGCCTGCGGGCGGGGGCGTCGATATGGCTGAGCTCGGTTTCCGTGAAACATTGAAGGCCGGGGGCTGGATCCACGCTTTCGGCCACGGCTACGGCAACGTGGTCCACCAGATGCTGCCGTTTCTCGGCTTCACGCTGGCGTCGATGATCGCGGTGCTGGCGCTCAACACGTTCGTCATGACGACGCTGGACACGGCGGTGCGCATCACGCGTTTCATCGTGCAGGAGTCCCTGGGGCAGCGCGTGCCATTGTTCCTCAACAAATACGTCACGACGGCAGGTGTCATCGCCATCGCGTTTGTGATCGGTGCGAGCGACGGCTGGCAGAAAATCTGGCCGATCTTCGGCGCGACCAACCAGTTGATCGCCGCCGTCGCGCTGTTCGTCATCGCCACCTACCTCATCGGTGTCAAGCGGCCGACCGCTTATGCGCTGTATCCGGCGGTGTTCATGGTGATCACCACCATCGGCGCGTTGTCGTGGCAGGCGTACCGGTTTTTTACCGCGCCGGAGCCGCACCTGTTTCTGGGGACGGCCGCGCTGGTGCTCATCGGCCTCGCCCTGTTTGTCGGGCATGAGGGATTGCAGGCCTTGAAAGGCCGAAAAATCAGCACTGAACCCACACCCAGCGAGGCGTGA
- a CDS encoding CC/Se motif family (seleno)protein, protein MKIEVADNVAEFLNERGRSDLTIEVEDLETPCCVGRLPEMRVRHQPPLDPTGYRHFEAGGITLHLSKLLHTGDTVRVYVSGIGPFKKIEVSGIHLIL, encoded by the coding sequence ATGAAGATTGAAGTTGCCGACAACGTTGCCGAATTCCTGAACGAGCGGGGCCGGTCCGACCTGACCATCGAGGTCGAGGACCTGGAAACGCCGTGTTGTGTCGGCAGGCTTCCTGAGATGCGGGTCCGGCACCAGCCGCCGCTCGATCCCACCGGTTACCGTCATTTCGAGGCGGGCGGCATCACCCTCCATTTATCAAAGCTTCTGCACACCGGCGACACCGTGCGGGTGTACGTCTCCGGCATCGGCCCCTTCAAAAAGATCGAAGTCTCTGGCATCCACCTCATTTTGTAA
- a CDS encoding adenylosuccinate synthase: MPVSVVVGMQWGDEGKGKIIDLFSEEADVVARYQGGHNAGHTICFGDQKFILHLIPSGIFHKGKLCVIGNGVVIDPKALVEEIGMLKQAGFEFDDKLVISDRANIILPYHMVSDQNKESTSGDRKIGTTGRGIGPSYADKVARAGLRLCDFLDESILKDTMRANYEEKKKILKNLYGCDLQEFEKLYDDLLGYREVILKYIRDTQSILRIEIAAGHKVLCEGAQGTMLDVDHGTYPFVTSSNATSGGACTGLGIPPNKITRVIGVIKAYTTRVGEGPFPTELTDGFGEQLRKNGDEFGSTTGRPRRCGWFDAVVAKYAVELNGIDAVALTKIDVLDTFDTVKVCTGYSHKGKVLEGMPACPRVLEECEPVYTEFPGWKEKTSGARCFSDLPDNAKRYIDGLQKLLDVEMLMISTGPHRDHTISQGALF, encoded by the coding sequence ATGCCTGTTTCCGTAGTGGTGGGTATGCAGTGGGGCGATGAAGGTAAAGGGAAAATCATCGACCTGTTCTCCGAAGAAGCCGACGTCGTCGCCCGTTACCAGGGAGGCCACAACGCCGGCCACACCATCTGCTTCGGCGACCAGAAATTCATCCTGCACCTCATCCCGTCCGGCATTTTCCATAAAGGCAAGCTGTGCGTCATCGGCAACGGCGTGGTGATCGATCCCAAAGCACTGGTGGAGGAGATCGGCATGCTCAAGCAGGCGGGGTTTGAGTTCGACGACAAGCTGGTGATCAGCGACCGCGCCAACATCATCCTGCCGTACCACATGGTGTCCGACCAGAATAAGGAAAGTACCTCCGGCGACCGCAAGATCGGCACCACCGGGCGCGGCATCGGTCCGTCCTACGCAGACAAGGTGGCGCGTGCCGGATTGCGCCTGTGCGATTTTCTCGATGAGTCGATCCTGAAAGACACCATGCGCGCCAACTACGAGGAAAAGAAGAAAATCCTGAAGAACCTGTACGGTTGCGACCTGCAGGAGTTCGAAAAACTGTACGACGACCTGCTCGGCTACCGCGAAGTCATCCTGAAATACATCCGCGACACGCAAAGCATCCTGCGTATTGAGATCGCGGCGGGCCACAAGGTACTGTGCGAAGGCGCGCAGGGCACCATGCTGGACGTGGACCACGGCACGTATCCGTTCGTCACGTCATCCAACGCCACCTCAGGTGGCGCGTGCACGGGGCTCGGCATCCCGCCCAACAAAATCACCCGCGTCATCGGTGTGATCAAGGCGTACACCACGCGCGTCGGCGAAGGCCCGTTCCCGACGGAGCTGACCGATGGCTTCGGCGAGCAGTTGCGCAAGAACGGCGACGAGTTCGGCTCGACCACCGGGCGGCCGCGCCGTTGCGGCTGGTTCGATGCGGTGGTGGCGAAGTATGCGGTGGAGCTGAACGGCATCGACGCCGTGGCGCTGACCAAGATCGACGTGCTCGACACGTTCGACACCGTCAAGGTCTGCACCGGCTACTCGCACAAGGGCAAGGTGCTGGAAGGCATGCCCGCCTGCCCGCGCGTGCTGGAAGAATGCGAACCGGTGTATACTGAGTTTCCGGGCTGGAAGGAGAAAACCTCCGGCGCGCGTTGCTTCAGCGACCTGCCGGACAACGCCAAACGTTACATCGACGGTCTGCAGAAACTGCTGGACGTGGAGATGCTGATGATCTCCACCGGGCCGCACCGCGACCACACCATTTCGCAGGGCGCGCTGTTTTAA
- a CDS encoding YkgJ family cysteine cluster protein yields the protein MAKWWEKEPVRFECQQGCFKCCMKPGVVYFDADDVHRAADYVGLNPSEFRKKYRLRKFEGYWEMEVKEGEACTFLTMQGCSIHPAKPKQCSAYPFWKEHLDSKNYWTLVGGFCPGIGEGPPVPAKEIKQYLRDFRL from the coding sequence ATGGCGAAATGGTGGGAAAAGGAACCGGTCCGCTTCGAATGCCAGCAGGGGTGTTTCAAATGCTGCATGAAACCCGGCGTGGTGTATTTCGATGCCGATGACGTCCACCGCGCGGCGGACTATGTGGGACTGAACCCCAGTGAGTTCCGCAAAAAGTACCGCCTGCGCAAGTTCGAGGGCTACTGGGAGATGGAGGTGAAGGAGGGCGAGGCTTGCACCTTCCTCACCATGCAGGGCTGTTCCATCCACCCGGCGAAACCGAAACAGTGCAGTGCCTACCCGTTCTGGAAGGAACACCTCGACTCCAAAAACTACTGGACGCTGGTGGGCGGGTTCTGTCCCGGCATCGGCGAAGGCCCCCCCGTTCCGGCGAAAGAGATCAAGCAGTACCTGCGGGATTTCCGCCTCTAG
- the proB gene encoding glutamate 5-kinase, whose amino-acid sequence MRREILKAVKRVVIKIGSGVISDHESGRTALERGLSEKRIRSYARRIKHITDLGVEVIVVSSGAIMAGRQRLNLVRSTLDIPEKQACAAIGQSFLMRTYEHFFDKQGLKVAQILLGHDDLEHRKRFLNAKHTIEALLERGVIPIVNENDSVTVDEIKIGDNDTLSANVACMAGAQLLIILSDVDGLFDGDPARARKNAADAPKLISHVDRITADIEQLAGKSRNPLSVGGMYTKVLAAKKTMSFGIPTLVVNGLDGKILDRIFAGAAVGTLFWSGKTKIRDRKHWIAHTLKPAGTLTVDAGACKAIVERGKSLLPAGVVKVEGAFEFGASVRIVSDGSEIARGLVNYSAGALDRIKGMKTPAIRNLVGTDFYEEVVHRDDLVIL is encoded by the coding sequence CTGCGGCGGGAAATCCTGAAGGCGGTCAAGCGCGTGGTGATCAAGATCGGCAGCGGCGTGATCAGCGATCACGAGTCGGGCCGCACCGCGCTCGAACGCGGCCTCAGCGAAAAACGCATCCGCAGTTACGCCCGGCGCATCAAGCACATCACCGATCTCGGCGTCGAAGTCATCGTCGTCTCCTCCGGCGCCATCATGGCCGGCCGCCAGCGTCTCAACCTGGTGCGCTCCACCCTCGACATCCCGGAAAAACAGGCCTGCGCCGCCATCGGCCAGAGTTTCCTCATGCGCACCTACGAACATTTTTTCGACAAGCAGGGCCTGAAGGTGGCGCAGATCCTACTCGGCCACGACGACCTCGAACACCGCAAACGCTTTCTGAACGCCAAGCACACCATCGAAGCCCTTTTGGAACGCGGCGTCATCCCCATCGTCAACGAAAACGATTCGGTGACGGTCGATGAAATCAAGATCGGCGACAACGACACGCTGTCGGCGAACGTCGCCTGCATGGCGGGGGCGCAGTTGCTGATCATTCTCTCCGACGTGGACGGCCTGTTCGACGGCGACCCCGCCCGCGCGCGCAAAAACGCGGCGGACGCGCCGAAGCTGATCTCGCACGTGGACCGCATCACGGCGGATATCGAACAGCTTGCGGGCAAAAGCCGCAACCCGCTCTCCGTCGGCGGCATGTACACCAAGGTGCTGGCGGCGAAGAAGACCATGAGTTTCGGCATCCCCACGTTGGTGGTGAACGGGCTGGATGGTAAAATACTGGACAGGATCTTCGCCGGGGCGGCGGTGGGCACGCTGTTCTGGTCGGGAAAGACCAAGATCCGCGACCGCAAGCACTGGATCGCCCACACGTTGAAACCGGCGGGCACGTTGACCGTCGATGCCGGCGCCTGCAAGGCCATCGTCGAGCGCGGCAAAAGCCTGCTCCCGGCGGGGGTGGTGAAGGTCGAGGGCGCGTTCGAGTTCGGCGCGTCGGTGCGCATCGTGTCGGACGGCAGTGAGATCGCCCGCGGGCTGGTCAATTACAGCGCCGGGGCGCTCGACCGCATCAAGGGCATGAAGACCCCGGCGATCCGCAACCTCGTCGGTACCGACTTCTACGAAGAAGTCGTGCACCGCGACGACCTGGTGATACTTTAA